The following proteins are encoded in a genomic region of Gimesia algae:
- a CDS encoding leucine-rich repeat domain-containing protein, which translates to MLHQISFVAVIAIASCAYAADALPPYGKLTVTEDLIRREIIRLGGDWESGEKPKLVSFIGDKFESRHFEMLTHLPTLELFYVDTCAIDDFALSCLSQIHQLKRLQIVECKLEPESFSLLRSNRELREIIFDSVIIPDQLMTELAKLPNLKSISFNDCKGITKEQIATLKAALPNVKIGY; encoded by the coding sequence GCTGTCATAGCGATTGCCAGTTGTGCTTACGCAGCTGATGCGCTGCCTCCTTATGGAAAATTGACCGTTACTGAAGACCTGATTCGACGAGAAATCATCCGACTTGGCGGAGACTGGGAGTCAGGAGAGAAACCTAAGCTCGTTTCTTTTATCGGCGACAAATTCGAAAGCAGACATTTCGAAATGTTGACTCACCTCCCCACTCTAGAGCTTTTTTATGTGGATACATGTGCCATTGATGATTTTGCTCTGTCATGCCTTTCTCAAATACATCAGCTTAAGCGGCTCCAAATTGTAGAGTGTAAGCTGGAGCCTGAGAGCTTTTCACTGCTGCGAAGCAATCGTGAACTCAGGGAAATCATTTTTGATTCCGTTATCATACCGGATCAACTAATGACCGAACTTGCAAAACTTCCGAATCTCAAAAGTATTTCATTTAACGACTGTAAAGGGATCACGAAAGAGCAGATCGCGACCTTAAAAGCAGCATTACCCAACGTGAAGATTGGTTATTAA
- a CDS encoding Clp protease N-terminal domain-containing protein, whose product MKSDILPTDRSYKVLAIAREVALSEGCETILPIHILHGLLLEHDGIAGKILTDAGVPVSNKLREENKSSHDRNNFVEADYENQRMCGIREVPLLSGTAKLVYERATQEGKDLFQKLQHTACPYLGTEHLLLALLSIPETSAYQYLESKLNENGLKPKHLREAIYDLVGVPGEK is encoded by the coding sequence ATGAAATCAGACATTCTTCCAACCGATCGGTCATATAAAGTGCTGGCAATTGCACGGGAAGTTGCTTTATCAGAAGGTTGTGAGACAATTTTGCCAATACACATTCTTCACGGTTTGTTACTGGAACATGATGGTATTGCCGGGAAAATCTTGACTGATGCTGGTGTTCCAGTTAGCAATAAACTGCGGGAAGAAAACAAATCCTCTCACGATAGAAATAATTTTGTCGAAGCAGATTACGAAAATCAACGAATGTGTGGAATTCGTGAGGTTCCATTGTTATCTGGGACAGCAAAGCTTGTATATGAAAGAGCAACTCAAGAAGGAAAAGATTTATTTCAAAAATTGCAGCATACTGCGTGTCCCTATCTTGGGACAGAGCATTTACTTTTGGCTTTGCTCAGTATTCCGGAAACGTCAGCCTATCAATATTTAGAATCTAAACTAAACGAAAACGGTCTTAAGCCAAAGCATTTGCGAGAAGCAATTTACGATTTGGTTGGTGTGCCTGGTGAAAAGTAA